One stretch of Corynebacterium auriscanis DNA includes these proteins:
- a CDS encoding adenine phosphoribosyltransferase produces the protein MHNPVTPPTVQPKTAKEALEKFTRIVPDFPKPGIVFEDLTPVLADPDCYRVLVHDLADACRDAGADLIGGLDARGFLLGSAVAHELGVGVLAVRKGGKLPPPVHQVHYDLEYGSATLEIPASGIPLDGKRIILIDDVLATGGTLRASQELLEKAGAHVVGLAVVLEVEGLHGRDKLRDLPLYVVAKGDSRSLAQLGVEPKETASGVTVSSHE, from the coding sequence GTGCATAATCCCGTTACTCCACCCACCGTGCAGCCCAAGACGGCAAAGGAGGCGCTGGAGAAATTCACGCGCATAGTCCCAGATTTCCCCAAGCCCGGCATTGTGTTCGAGGACCTCACACCCGTTTTGGCCGACCCCGATTGCTACCGCGTGCTGGTGCACGATTTGGCCGATGCGTGCCGAGATGCAGGCGCGGACCTGATAGGTGGACTAGATGCCCGTGGCTTCCTGCTCGGTAGCGCTGTTGCCCACGAATTAGGTGTGGGAGTGCTGGCCGTGCGCAAGGGGGGAAAGCTTCCGCCTCCGGTCCACCAAGTGCACTACGACTTGGAATATGGCAGTGCCACGTTGGAGATCCCAGCTAGCGGCATTCCCCTCGACGGCAAACGCATCATCCTCATCGACGATGTGTTGGCCACCGGTGGCACACTACGAGCTTCCCAAGAACTCCTCGAGAAGGCCGGTGCTCACGTCGTGGGCCTAGCCGTTGTCCTTGAGGTTGAAGGCTTGCACGGTCGCGACAAGCTGCGCGATCTGCCTCTATACGTCGTCGCCAAAGGAGATTCGCGGTCGCTGGCGCAGCTGGGCGTCGAACCAAAAGAAACAGCCAGTGGTGTAACGGTGAGCAGTCATGAGTAA
- a CDS encoding ABC transporter substrate-binding protein, producing the protein MKGSVGKKLAATAGAVAITAAVASCAGDRGPGDSAAPEEQFGYALPQELVTTNAGTSLGVATDAGKISARLYPGAFIEGPDEQLLPNPDIVKAFPSKRNQAVINYQINSQAEYSDGKPVVCDDFLLTYEASKRPDLFGSDMPLFSQVQSLDCQPGSKRFVVNFKAGFGERYRELFSAGSVLPMHTVAERAKLPDAAQALRSGDDAMLTEMGKQWQETFLLSKTDPTSVPTSGPYKIASRGEDGHLELTANPGWSGVKPVEEPIHVWPRRADLATLREHNQLKVADIDAGKNLEELGLKEPDWRVTRVQSSRVDTLRISDLGPLGTPEARSALNYCIDQRGLADAVTKHSGARVKPTGLRVIGPSHPLSSQLTRTSQENTVFAPDKAAALTGQTIRIGYLETTSRYKVIVDKIKQTCGAAGVNVEPVPRGISDYGVLGVDYDVLLDTRTTFGRNAAVAHGVSGRLTEIQREEKKLQAASYSIPLVTEARTIAFEGHVHNVMDNGADGGVSWNMDRWITRTTPVPDDAPAAADPDAKTPSNNPNQSGASGTSNPGKGS; encoded by the coding sequence GTGAAAGGCTCGGTTGGCAAGAAACTCGCGGCGACCGCGGGGGCGGTGGCGATCACGGCTGCGGTGGCTTCCTGCGCCGGTGATCGAGGCCCCGGCGACAGCGCTGCTCCCGAAGAGCAATTCGGGTACGCGTTGCCACAAGAACTGGTTACGACGAACGCCGGCACCTCGTTGGGTGTAGCCACGGACGCCGGCAAAATCAGCGCGCGACTGTATCCAGGCGCTTTCATCGAAGGTCCCGATGAGCAATTGTTGCCAAATCCGGACATTGTGAAGGCCTTTCCCAGCAAACGCAACCAAGCGGTCATCAATTACCAGATCAACAGCCAGGCCGAGTATTCCGACGGGAAACCGGTGGTGTGCGACGACTTCCTGTTGACGTATGAGGCCTCCAAGCGTCCGGACTTATTCGGCTCAGATATGCCGTTATTCTCGCAGGTTCAGAGCCTGGACTGCCAGCCCGGATCCAAACGGTTCGTAGTGAATTTCAAGGCGGGATTCGGCGAGCGGTACAGGGAGCTGTTTAGCGCGGGCAGCGTGCTGCCCATGCATACGGTTGCCGAGCGCGCGAAACTGCCCGATGCAGCCCAGGCATTGCGATCGGGCGACGACGCCATGCTTACCGAAATGGGGAAGCAGTGGCAAGAGACCTTTTTGCTTAGCAAAACCGATCCGACAAGCGTGCCCACGTCGGGTCCGTACAAGATCGCATCCCGTGGGGAAGATGGGCACCTCGAATTGACTGCCAACCCTGGGTGGTCGGGTGTGAAACCCGTCGAGGAGCCGATCCATGTGTGGCCACGGCGGGCAGACCTAGCCACGCTCCGCGAGCACAACCAACTAAAGGTTGCGGATATTGACGCGGGTAAGAACCTAGAAGAGCTGGGATTGAAGGAGCCGGACTGGCGCGTCACGCGCGTGCAGTCTTCCCGGGTAGACACCTTGCGTATTTCCGATCTGGGCCCACTGGGCACCCCCGAAGCCCGAAGCGCTCTCAACTACTGCATCGATCAGCGTGGCTTAGCCGATGCCGTGACTAAACACTCTGGTGCACGCGTGAAACCAACTGGTTTGCGCGTGATTGGGCCATCACACCCACTTTCCAGCCAACTGACCCGCACATCCCAAGAGAATACCGTTTTCGCGCCGGATAAAGCGGCAGCGTTGACAGGCCAAACGATCCGCATCGGATACCTAGAAACCACGTCCCGGTACAAAGTCATCGTGGACAAGATTAAACAGACGTGTGGCGCTGCCGGTGTGAATGTGGAGCCAGTGCCCCGCGGTATAAGTGATTACGGGGTATTGGGAGTTGATTACGACGTGTTGTTGGATACCCGCACCACTTTTGGGCGCAATGCGGCGGTGGCCCACGGTGTTTCCGGGCGCCTGACGGAAATCCAGCGAGAGGAAAAGAAGCTGCAGGCCGCCAGCTACTCGATTCCATTGGTGACCGAAGCCCGCACGATTGCGTTTGAGGGCCACGTGCACAACGTCATGGACAATGGGGCAGATGGGGGAGTCAGCTGGAACATGGATCGGTGGATCACCCGTACTACGCCGGTACCTGATGATGCGCCCGCTGCTGCAGATCCGGATGCCAAAACCCCCTCGAACAATCCCAACCAATCGGGTGCGAGCGGTACCTCTAACCCCGGAAAAGGTAGTTAA
- the secF gene encoding protein translocase subunit SecF, translating into MGFFGKMYNGMGGFRIIPNRRKLYSLMAAMLVVAIGAILIRGFTLGIDFQGGTRIAMPPAQNVTQSQVEETFEDAIGIAPQSAQTVGSGDSRVIEVTSERLSEDQIRQVRSALFEKFHPKNAAGEVSENAVTDSTVSESWGKSITQRMLLSLGVFLLIVFTYITIRLERDMALAAIVTILLDLAVVAGLYALIGFEVSPATVIGLLTILAFSLYDVVVVFDKIRENTSGLFGSTRSTFDEQANLALNQTIMRSINTSIFSAVPIVSLLVVAVGLMGVGTLKDLALVQFIGVIVGTFNSIFFAAPLLATIKSRQRKYREHNERVRKAREGGEGNNGHADEMAGVAAVGATSASDVAGLDRNAGGAAAQRSADTQHSANIQHSASPDTDADRGRDFDSAGEDAINRARAADSTGHGASTEVGADNGNPLNSAVGSSGASSKNGGRKVQFPSNASRVTKPAKNDQAEGTGREATQDSARHDGPETGAAGQTWRPGM; encoded by the coding sequence ATGGGATTCTTCGGCAAGATGTATAACGGCATGGGCGGGTTCCGGATTATTCCGAACCGCCGCAAGTTGTACTCCCTCATGGCCGCGATGCTGGTTGTAGCCATCGGTGCGATCCTGATTCGTGGGTTCACACTGGGCATTGACTTCCAGGGAGGCACAAGGATTGCCATGCCACCGGCGCAAAACGTCACGCAGTCACAGGTGGAAGAGACGTTTGAGGATGCCATTGGCATTGCCCCTCAGTCCGCCCAGACTGTGGGTAGTGGCGATTCGCGCGTCATCGAGGTGACCTCTGAGCGCCTGAGTGAAGATCAGATTCGTCAGGTTCGTTCCGCTCTATTTGAGAAGTTCCATCCAAAGAATGCCGCGGGCGAGGTCAGCGAGAACGCAGTGACGGATTCCACGGTCTCCGAATCGTGGGGTAAATCCATCACGCAGCGCATGCTGCTGTCGCTGGGCGTATTCTTGCTGATCGTCTTTACCTACATCACCATCCGCTTGGAACGGGACATGGCCCTGGCTGCCATCGTCACAATTTTGCTGGATCTCGCCGTGGTGGCCGGCCTGTATGCCCTCATTGGTTTCGAGGTCTCGCCAGCAACGGTGATTGGTTTGCTCACGATCTTGGCATTCTCCCTCTACGACGTGGTGGTCGTGTTCGACAAGATTCGCGAGAACACTTCGGGCCTGTTTGGGTCCACCCGCTCTACCTTCGATGAACAAGCCAACCTAGCGTTGAACCAGACCATCATGCGCTCGATCAACACCTCCATCTTCTCGGCAGTGCCTATCGTGTCGTTGCTGGTGGTGGCGGTAGGTTTGATGGGCGTAGGAACGCTCAAGGACTTGGCGCTGGTGCAGTTTATTGGTGTGATTGTCGGTACGTTTAACTCCATATTCTTCGCGGCTCCACTGTTGGCCACGATTAAGTCCCGTCAGCGCAAGTACCGGGAGCACAACGAGCGCGTTCGCAAGGCACGCGAAGGTGGTGAAGGCAACAACGGCCATGCTGATGAGATGGCAGGTGTCGCCGCAGTTGGCGCTACGAGCGCTTCCGATGTGGCCGGCCTGGATCGCAACGCCGGCGGGGCAGCGGCGCAGCGAAGCGCCGACACCCAGCACAGTGCCAACATCCAGCACAGCGCAAGTCCCGATACCGATGCGGATCGCGGGCGGGACTTTGACTCTGCAGGTGAGGACGCGATCAACCGTGCGCGTGCAGCGGACTCCACCGGGCACGGTGCATCAACCGAAGTCGGTGCTGATAATGGCAACCCATTGAATTCGGCGGTGGGTTCCAGCGGGGCGTCGAGTAAAAATGGCGGCCGCAAGGTTCAGTTCCCCAGTAATGCCAGCCGGGTGACTAAGCCAGCAAAAAATGACCAGGCCGAAGGCACAGGTAGGGAAGCAACGCAAGATTCAGCCCGCCATGACGGGCCAGAGACCGGTGCAGCCGGGCAAACGTGGCGCCCGGGAATGTAG
- the yajC gene encoding preprotein translocase subunit YajC has product MDPLILILVLLVFIALPLFQMRKQNQRLKEIRAFQEQLRPGMVVRMTSGLQGRIHNVGEKTIDLEIAPSVVTTWDRTAVLNPVDSVDTGSVQGDALQQSNPSASSPVDQHEVDGPSTDDNPEGSPEDRR; this is encoded by the coding sequence ATGGATCCTCTTATTCTTATTCTTGTCCTACTGGTTTTCATTGCCCTCCCGTTATTCCAAATGCGGAAGCAGAACCAAAGGCTCAAGGAGATTCGCGCCTTCCAAGAACAACTGCGCCCCGGCATGGTGGTGCGTATGACCTCCGGACTACAGGGGCGCATTCACAACGTGGGTGAAAAGACGATCGACCTAGAAATCGCTCCTAGCGTGGTAACCACCTGGGACCGCACCGCGGTGCTCAACCCAGTTGATTCCGTCGATACCGGTTCGGTGCAAGGGGATGCGTTACAGCAGAGCAACCCCAGCGCTTCCAGCCCGGTTGATCAGCACGAGGTCGACGGCCCGTCCACGGACGACAACCCGGAGGGTTCGCCCGAGGATCGTCGCTAA
- the ruvB gene encoding Holliday junction branch migration DNA helicase RuvB, whose product MSDVEKTEFELPSGALEFSGTDAGGGINPDLSGGQVPGDSDVESSLRPKSLGEFIGQPKVRTQLDLVLGGARARGVVPDHVLLAGPPGLGKTTMAMIIAQELGTSLRMTSGPALERAGDLAAMLSNLMEGDVLFIDEIHRIARPAEEMLYMAMEDFRIDVIVGKGPGATSIPIEVAPFTLVGATTRAGMLTGPLRDRFGFTAQMEFYDVEDLTRVVTRAAGILGVHISHDAAWEIASRSRGTPRIANRLLRRVRDFADVNADGKVNLEVAKAALLVFDVDESGLDRLDRAVLDALVRGHGGGPVGVNTLAIAVGEEPSTVEEVCEPYLVRAGMLARTPRGRVATAMAWRHVGLEPPEGTIGL is encoded by the coding sequence ATGAGTGACGTGGAAAAAACTGAATTCGAGTTACCCTCGGGTGCTCTCGAGTTCAGTGGCACAGACGCAGGTGGCGGAATCAACCCGGACCTCAGCGGTGGACAGGTGCCGGGGGATTCCGATGTAGAAAGCTCGCTGCGCCCCAAATCTCTGGGTGAGTTTATCGGCCAGCCGAAGGTCCGCACTCAGCTTGATCTGGTTTTGGGCGGCGCTCGTGCGCGTGGAGTAGTTCCGGATCACGTTTTGTTGGCCGGGCCGCCGGGCTTGGGTAAAACCACTATGGCCATGATTATTGCCCAGGAGCTGGGAACGTCACTGCGTATGACTAGTGGCCCGGCGCTGGAACGGGCGGGTGATCTCGCCGCTATGCTATCCAACCTGATGGAAGGCGATGTCCTGTTCATTGACGAGATCCACCGTATTGCCAGGCCGGCGGAAGAAATGCTGTACATGGCGATGGAGGACTTTCGCATTGATGTGATCGTCGGAAAGGGGCCGGGAGCCACTTCCATTCCCATTGAAGTTGCCCCGTTCACGTTGGTCGGTGCTACTACGCGCGCCGGTATGCTGACAGGTCCATTGCGGGATCGCTTTGGTTTCACCGCCCAAATGGAGTTTTACGACGTAGAGGATCTCACACGCGTGGTCACTCGCGCTGCGGGAATCCTGGGTGTACACATCAGTCACGATGCTGCCTGGGAAATCGCTTCGCGTTCGCGTGGCACCCCGCGTATTGCGAACCGTTTGCTGCGTCGAGTCCGTGATTTCGCTGATGTGAATGCGGACGGCAAGGTCAACTTGGAAGTGGCTAAAGCAGCGCTACTGGTGTTTGACGTGGACGAATCCGGTTTGGACCGCCTCGACCGCGCAGTGCTCGATGCCCTCGTGAGAGGCCATGGCGGAGGGCCTGTGGGCGTCAATACACTAGCGATAGCCGTGGGTGAAGAACCCTCCACCGTAGAAGAAGTGTGCGAGCCCTACCTAGTGCGAGCCGGCATGTTAGCGCGTACGCCACGCGGAAGAGTGGCTACGGCCATGGCATGGAGACACGTGGGGCTGGAACCTCCAGAGGGAACCATTGGTCTGTAA
- the ruvA gene encoding Holliday junction branch migration protein RuvA, whose protein sequence is MIASLRGIVIDKGLDYVVVECGGVGYHCHTTPAIVGSLERGSEAFVLTTLVVREDAQMLYAFTDSDQRQTFVALQKVSGVGARVALAIMSVLTPAELAAAVADGDAKTLQRAPGVGKRLAERMVVDLKGKLGALSSELSTPSAATNGSPQELSDSVRAQVEEALVGLGFTEAKAASTVSQVASRTEGAGLLEASSLLRAALSHLGGSK, encoded by the coding sequence ATGATTGCCTCGTTGCGTGGAATCGTTATTGATAAAGGTCTCGATTACGTCGTCGTGGAATGTGGTGGCGTTGGGTATCACTGCCACACCACCCCGGCGATTGTCGGATCGCTGGAGCGTGGCTCCGAAGCCTTCGTCCTCACCACCTTGGTGGTTCGCGAGGACGCACAGATGTTGTATGCGTTCACCGATTCCGACCAGCGCCAAACCTTCGTGGCTCTACAAAAGGTTTCCGGGGTGGGCGCCCGAGTTGCTTTGGCGATTATGAGTGTGCTCACCCCCGCTGAATTGGCCGCTGCGGTGGCCGATGGCGATGCTAAGACACTGCAACGCGCCCCAGGTGTGGGAAAACGGCTGGCCGAACGCATGGTCGTTGACCTCAAGGGCAAGCTGGGTGCGTTGTCTTCTGAGCTATCGACGCCTAGCGCTGCCACGAACGGTTCTCCACAGGAGTTAAGTGATTCCGTGCGTGCACAGGTGGAAGAAGCCCTGGTGGGCCTCGGCTTCACGGAAGCAAAGGCGGCATCTACTGTCTCGCAGGTCGCATCTCGGACTGAGGGTGCGGGACTCTTGGAAGCTTCGAGCCTACTGCGAGCGGCGCTGTCGCACCTCGGTGGTAGTAAATAG
- the ruvC gene encoding crossover junction endodeoxyribonuclease RuvC, translating to MGEGGVARGVGQRTRNLAGLRVMGIDPGLTRCGLSVVQAGRGRSVLPIAVGVVRTPASDSLTSRLLRLSNAVEEWMDEYRPDVVALERVFERSNVSTVMNTAHASGVLMLAAAKRGLDVHMYTPSEVKKAITGNGRADKPQMTTMVTRILGLGEPPKPADAADALALAVCHCWRAPLNHVVKGQS from the coding sequence ATGGGTGAGGGAGGGGTGGCGCGTGGCGTCGGCCAACGAACCCGCAACCTGGCCGGCCTGCGAGTGATGGGGATTGACCCGGGTTTGACGCGGTGCGGGCTGTCTGTCGTCCAAGCAGGTCGCGGGCGTTCTGTACTGCCAATAGCCGTGGGGGTAGTCCGCACGCCCGCCAGTGATAGCCTCACCTCTCGCTTGTTGCGCTTGTCGAATGCGGTGGAAGAATGGATGGACGAATATCGCCCGGACGTCGTGGCTCTGGAGCGGGTTTTCGAACGATCGAATGTGTCGACGGTGATGAATACTGCTCACGCCTCCGGTGTATTGATGCTCGCGGCAGCCAAACGTGGGCTGGATGTGCACATGTACACCCCCAGTGAAGTGAAGAAGGCGATCACAGGCAACGGGCGGGCCGATAAACCGCAAATGACCACGATGGTAACTCGCATTCTTGGTCTTGGTGAGCCGCCTAAGCCCGCCGATGCCGCCGATGCGCTTGCCCTCGCCGTCTGCCATTGTTGGCGCGCACCGTTGAACCATGTTGTGAAAGGACAGTCATGA
- a CDS encoding DUF3817 domain-containing protein, with translation MTPKKLYSTLAVAETITWALLIGGMILKYTDVTPLGVRIAGGIHGFVFLTYCVATVLIWINNRWSFGRGILGLLSSVIPFATIPFEKQADKAGVLNGAWRFTADALDPHERPSNVAERGLAFAVSKPIVTLIVVLIAVALLFSGLLALGSPLEWFKN, from the coding sequence ATGACACCAAAGAAGCTCTACTCCACCCTAGCGGTAGCCGAAACCATCACTTGGGCGCTGCTTATCGGGGGAATGATCCTGAAATACACGGACGTTACCCCACTTGGAGTGCGCATAGCCGGGGGAATCCACGGCTTTGTGTTCCTCACCTACTGCGTTGCCACTGTGCTGATTTGGATCAATAATCGCTGGAGCTTCGGCCGAGGAATTCTAGGCTTACTGTCCTCCGTGATCCCCTTTGCCACCATTCCATTCGAAAAGCAGGCAGATAAAGCAGGTGTGCTCAACGGCGCGTGGCGATTCACCGCTGATGCGCTCGATCCCCACGAACGCCCCAGTAACGTGGCTGAACGCGGACTGGCCTTTGCGGTAAGCAAACCAATTGTGACCTTAATCGTCGTACTGATCGCCGTGGCTCTGTTGTTCAGCGGCCTGCTGGCGCTGGGATCTCCACTGGAGTGGTTTAAAAACTAA